A window of Cottoperca gobio chromosome 16, fCotGob3.1, whole genome shotgun sequence contains these coding sequences:
- the LOC115021748 gene encoding collagen triple helix repeat-containing protein 1-like isoform X3, giving the protein MMSPLIARLLLLVCLALPLYGVEKYGSCIQGPAGTSGREGNPGTNGIPGTPGIPGRDGVKGEKGECINEIFEEPWRPNYKQCAWNSLNYGIDLGKVADCTFTKMRSDSALRVLFSGSLRLKCKNACCQRWYFTFNGAECTGPLPIESIIYLDQGSPELNSTINIHRTSSVEGLCEGVKAGLVDVAVWVGTCADYPRGDASTGWNSVSRIIIEELPK; this is encoded by the exons ATGATGTCTCCTCTCATTGCCCGCCTGCTGCTTCTTGTCTGCTTGGCTTTACCTCTTTATGGCGTGGAAAAG TATGGCAGTTGCATACAGGGACCAGCAGGCACCTCCGGCAGAGAGGGTAACCCTGGAACCAACGGCATCCCCGGGACGCCGGGCATCCCTGGCCGCGACGGGGTCAAAGGGGAGAAAGGCGAGTGCATCAACGAGATCTTCGAGGAGCCCTGGAGGCCCAACTACAAGCAGTGTGCCTGGAACTCTCTCAATTATGGGATTGACCTTGGTAAAGTAGCT GACTGTACGTTCACCAAGATGCGTTCAGACAGCGCCCTTAGAGTCCTCTTCAGCGGTTCCCTCAGACTCAAGTGTAAGAACGCATGCTGCCAGAGGTGGTACTTCACCTTCAATGGAGCAGAGTGCACCGGACCCCTGCCCATAGAGTCCATCATCTACTTAGACCAAGGAAGCCCTGAGCTCAACTCAACCATCAACATCCACAGAACGTCCTCAG TTGAAGGGCTGTGTGAGGGAGTCAAAGCAGGGTTGGTGGATGTGGCCGTGTGGGTGGGGACCTGCGCCGATTATCCCAGAGGTGACGCATCTACAGGGTGGAATTCAGTATCCAGGATTATCATTGAGGAACTgcccaaataa
- the LOC115021747 gene encoding mitochondrial folate transporter/carrier-like — protein MSSAPNQGTVNVTETVSSKPSPAVSLAGHVQQVLSHVKIENLFAGLSGGVVSTLVLHPLDLVKIRFAVSDGLELRPQYSGIMHCMKSVWQQEGLRGLYQGVTPNIWGAGASWGLYFFFYNAIKGYIKEGRQTELSATEHLVSAAEAGILTLTLTNPIWVTKTRLVLQYNADPTSKQYKGMVDALVKIYRHEGVPGLYKGYVPGLFGTSHGALQFMAYEELKRDYNKYKKVPSDAKLSTWEYITMAALSKIFAVATTYPYQVVRARLQDQHNAYNGVIDVIRRTWRNEGTFGFYKGVIPNLIRVTPACCITFVVYENVSRYLLGQNQ, from the exons ATGAGTTCCGCTCCAAATCAAGGTACAGTCAACGTCACAGAGACCGTGTCCAGCAAGCCCAGTCCTGCTGTCTCACTAGCCGGACATGTCCAGCAGGTTTTAAGCCATGTGAAAATAGAAAACCTGTTCGCGGGACTCAGTGGAGGAGTGGTGTCAACACTGGTGCTTCACCCTCTGGACCTGGTCAAAATTAGGTTTGCAG TGAGTGATGGATTGGAATTAAGACCTCAGTACAGTGGCATAATGCACTGTATGAAGAGTGTTTGGCAGCAGGAGGGACTTCGAGGACTCTACCAAGGAGTGACACCTAATATTTGGGGTGCTGGAGCATCTTGGGGTCTCTACTTCTTTTT CTATAATGCAATTAAAGGGTACATAAAGGAGGGCCGTCAAACTGAACTGAGTGCCACAGAGCACCTGGTGTCTGCAGCCGAAGCAG GCATCCTCACACTCACCCTGACCAACCCAATCTGGGTGACCAAGACCCGGCTGGTGCTGCAGTACAATGCTGACCCGACCAGTAAACAGTACAAGGGGATGGTAGATGCTTTGGTCAAGATCTACCGCCATGAGGGAGTGCCAGGACTATACAAG GGTTATGTTCCTGGTCTGTTTGGCACATCTCACGGAGCGCTGCAGTTCATGGCCTATGAAGAGCTCAAGAGAGACTACAACAAATACAAGAAAGTGCCTTCAGATGCGAAGCTG AGCACATGGGAGTACATCACAATGGCGGCATTATCCAAGATATTTGCTGTGGCCACAACATACCCATATCAGGTGGTGCGAGCTCGCCTGCAAGACCAGCACAATGCATACAATGGAGTTATTGATGTCATCAGACGAACATGGAG GAATGAAGGCACTTTTGGTTTCTATAAAGGCGTCATCCCCAACTTGATTCGTGTCACTCCTGCCTGCTGCATCACGTTTGTAGTTTATGAGAATGTGTCTCGCTACCTTCTAGGACAAAATCAATAA
- the LOC115021748 gene encoding collagen triple helix repeat-containing protein 1-like isoform X1 yields the protein MMSPLIARLLLLVCLALPLYGVEKVRNRGYRKDPDADKCTGNDAEKPNCTRHSGEGRAAHLNNMYGSCIQGPAGTSGREGNPGTNGIPGTPGIPGRDGVKGEKGECINEIFEEPWRPNYKQCAWNSLNYGIDLGKVADCTFTKMRSDSALRVLFSGSLRLKCKNACCQRWYFTFNGAECTGPLPIESIIYLDQGSPELNSTINIHRTSSVEGLCEGVKAGLVDVAVWVGTCADYPRGDASTGWNSVSRIIIEELPK from the exons ATGATGTCTCCTCTCATTGCCCGCCTGCTGCTTCTTGTCTGCTTGGCTTTACCTCTTTATGGCGTGGAAAAGGTGAGAAATAGAGGATACCGAAAGGATCCTGACGCTGACAAG TGCACTGGAAATGATGCTGAAAAGCCCAACTGCACTAGACACTCTGGAGAAGGAAGAGCTGCTCATTTGAACAACATG TATGGCAGTTGCATACAGGGACCAGCAGGCACCTCCGGCAGAGAGGGTAACCCTGGAACCAACGGCATCCCCGGGACGCCGGGCATCCCTGGCCGCGACGGGGTCAAAGGGGAGAAAGGCGAGTGCATCAACGAGATCTTCGAGGAGCCCTGGAGGCCCAACTACAAGCAGTGTGCCTGGAACTCTCTCAATTATGGGATTGACCTTGGTAAAGTAGCT GACTGTACGTTCACCAAGATGCGTTCAGACAGCGCCCTTAGAGTCCTCTTCAGCGGTTCCCTCAGACTCAAGTGTAAGAACGCATGCTGCCAGAGGTGGTACTTCACCTTCAATGGAGCAGAGTGCACCGGACCCCTGCCCATAGAGTCCATCATCTACTTAGACCAAGGAAGCCCTGAGCTCAACTCAACCATCAACATCCACAGAACGTCCTCAG TTGAAGGGCTGTGTGAGGGAGTCAAAGCAGGGTTGGTGGATGTGGCCGTGTGGGTGGGGACCTGCGCCGATTATCCCAGAGGTGACGCATCTACAGGGTGGAATTCAGTATCCAGGATTATCATTGAGGAACTgcccaaataa
- the dcaf13 gene encoding DDB1- and CUL4-associated factor 13 yields MKVKVLSRNPDDYVRETKLDIQRVPRNYDPTLHPFEVTREYTRALNATKLERVFAKPFLASLDGHRDGVNCLAKHTTNLSTLLSGSCDGEVKVWNLTKHECVRTLQAHEGFVRGMVVRHCGTSFFTVGDDKTIKQWKMEAPGYGEEEEPLNTILGKTVFTGLDHHRQQAVFATCGQQVDVWDEQRSSPIRSFTWGVDSFSAVRFNPVETELLASCASDRSIVLYDMREPAPLKKVIMTMRSNTVCWNPMEAYYFTCSNEDYNLYTYDMRYLDRPITVHMDHVSAVLDVDYSPTGKDFVSASFDKTIRIFPKDGGHSREVYHTKRMQHVICVKWSADNKYILSGSDEMNIRLWKANAAEKLGVLAPREREATNYSQKLKEKFQHHPQIRRIAHHRHLPRNIYHQTKELRVMKEARRKKERNVRKHSKPGSVPVVSEKEKHVVTVVK; encoded by the exons ATGAAAGTTAAAGTCCTCTCGAGGAACCCGGATGATTATGTCCGGGAGACCAAACTAGATATTCAGCGTG TCCCTAGAAACTATGACCCAACACTCCATCCGTTTGAGGTGACGAGAGAGTACACACGGGCTCTGAATGCCACCAAGCTTGAGAGGGTGTTTGCCAAGCCTTTCCTGGCCTCTCTGGATGGGCACAGAGATGGGGTGAACTGCTTGGCCAAGCACACCACGAACCTCTCCACCTTGCTCTCTGGCTCCTGTGACGGGGAG GTGAAAGTGTGGAATCTGACCAAACATGAATGTGTCCGCACACTCCAAGCACATGAAGGTTTTGTCCGTGGAATGGTCGTCCGCCATTGTGGAACATCCTTCTTTACG GTTGGTGACGACAAAACAATCAAGCAATGGAAGATGGAGGCGCCAGGTTacggagaggaagaggagccgCTCAACACTATTCTGGGCAAG acagtcttcacaggACTGGACCATCACAGGCAGCAGGCTGTGTTCGCAACATGTGGCCAGCAGGTGGACGTCTGGGACGAGCAGAGGAGCAGCCCAATCCGCTCTTTCACCTGGGGCGTAGACAGCTTCAGCGCTGTCCGCTTCAACCCTGTGGAG actgaacttCTTGCAAGCTGTGCCTCTGACAGAAGTATAGTACTGTACGACATGAGAGAACCAGCACCACTTAAAAAG GTAATTATGACAATGAGGAGCAACACTGTATGCTGGAACCCTATGGAAGCCTATTACTTCACATGTTCAAATGAGGACTACAA CCTCTACACATATGACATGAGGTACCTGGACCGGCCAATCACAGTGCACATGGATCATGTCTCTGCAGTGCTGGATGTTGACTATTCTCCCACTGGGAAGGACTTTGTATCTGCCAGTTTTGACAAAACCATCCGCATCTTCCCCAAGGACGGTGGCCACAGCAG gGAGGTCTACCACACCAAGCGCATGCAGCATGTCATCTGCGTAAAGTGGTCTGCAGACAACAAGTACATCCTGAGCGGTTCTGATGAAATGAACATCCGACTGTGGAAAGCCAACGCAGCTGAGAAACTAGGAGTG CTCGCccccagagagagggaggccaCCAACTACAGCCAGAAGCTGAAGGAGAAGTTCCAGCACCACCCGCAGATCAGACGCATCGCTCATCACAGACATCTACCCAGGAACATCTACCACCAGACCAAGGAGCTGAGGGTTATGAAAGAGGCTCGCCGTAAGAA GGAGAGGAATGTCCGCAAGCACAGCAAGCCCGGAAGTGTTCCTGTGGTGTCTGAGAAGGAGAAGCATGTTGTGACTGTGGTCAAGTAA
- the LOC115021748 gene encoding collagen triple helix repeat-containing protein 1-like isoform X2, whose amino-acid sequence MMSPLIARLLLLVCLALPLYGVEKVRNRGYRKDPDADKYGSCIQGPAGTSGREGNPGTNGIPGTPGIPGRDGVKGEKGECINEIFEEPWRPNYKQCAWNSLNYGIDLGKVADCTFTKMRSDSALRVLFSGSLRLKCKNACCQRWYFTFNGAECTGPLPIESIIYLDQGSPELNSTINIHRTSSVEGLCEGVKAGLVDVAVWVGTCADYPRGDASTGWNSVSRIIIEELPK is encoded by the exons ATGATGTCTCCTCTCATTGCCCGCCTGCTGCTTCTTGTCTGCTTGGCTTTACCTCTTTATGGCGTGGAAAAGGTGAGAAATAGAGGATACCGAAAGGATCCTGACGCTGACAAG TATGGCAGTTGCATACAGGGACCAGCAGGCACCTCCGGCAGAGAGGGTAACCCTGGAACCAACGGCATCCCCGGGACGCCGGGCATCCCTGGCCGCGACGGGGTCAAAGGGGAGAAAGGCGAGTGCATCAACGAGATCTTCGAGGAGCCCTGGAGGCCCAACTACAAGCAGTGTGCCTGGAACTCTCTCAATTATGGGATTGACCTTGGTAAAGTAGCT GACTGTACGTTCACCAAGATGCGTTCAGACAGCGCCCTTAGAGTCCTCTTCAGCGGTTCCCTCAGACTCAAGTGTAAGAACGCATGCTGCCAGAGGTGGTACTTCACCTTCAATGGAGCAGAGTGCACCGGACCCCTGCCCATAGAGTCCATCATCTACTTAGACCAAGGAAGCCCTGAGCTCAACTCAACCATCAACATCCACAGAACGTCCTCAG TTGAAGGGCTGTGTGAGGGAGTCAAAGCAGGGTTGGTGGATGTGGCCGTGTGGGTGGGGACCTGCGCCGATTATCCCAGAGGTGACGCATCTACAGGGTGGAATTCAGTATCCAGGATTATCATTGAGGAACTgcccaaataa
- the fzd6 gene encoding frizzled-6 isoform X1: protein MLKPGPLWACLALIWLGSCSAHSLFTCEPIKGHRCLGMPYNMTFFPNMMEHYDQEIAVSNMEPFMPLANLRCSPDVHRFLCQAFIPACTEENMVIRPCREQCETVLSDCEENIRIFGITWPPELQCDKLDPCSSPGGSELPATTPMSSSSAKRDLGFWCPLQLKTKPGHGSSFLGAQDCAPPCSNMYFKPHDIEFAKNFIGVCSIICLGATLFTFLTFLIDVKRFRYPERPIIFYAVCYSFVSLIYFIGFLLGNNAACTKAVHPAGEETVVLGSQSKGCTLLFMLLYFFSIAGIVWWVILTITWFLAAGPKWSCEAIEKKAVWFHSAAWGIPGALTVMLLALNKVEGDNISGVCFVGLYDLDALRYFVLAPLCVGVIVGLFLILAGIVSLNHVRQVIQHDERNQEKLKKFMIRIAVFSCLYLVPLVTLLACYTYEQSHRSTWETTWINDRCQEYSIPCSYKTTDHDRPDLSLFLVKYLMTLVVGISAVFWVSSKKTCSEWAYFFNRTRKRDPISESRRVLQESCEFFLKHNSRVQHKKKHYKPSSHRLKVISKSMGTSTGAATTNATTSNQGTSALGNHEPHVHSSLSEASAREHLERGTSSRSSRRGEREREGGERRSKGGSSCKMSSRSESMHRVPDGRVTPRSELSEARHVPSGQQHRALNLSRSSIKNSTHQLVHQVPEESKDTKDSTC, encoded by the exons ATGCTGAAGCCAGGACCGCTGTGGGCGTGCCTGGCTCTGATATGGTTGGGAAGCTGCAGTGCCCACAGCCTGTTTACCTGCGAGCCCATCAAAGGGCATCGGTGCTTGGGGATGCCCTACAACATGACCTTCTTTCCCAACATGATGGAGCACTACGACCAAGAAATCGCTGTCAGTAATATGGAG CCATTCATGCCCCTGGCAAACCTGCGCTGCTCTCCAGATGTCCACCGCTTCCTGTGCCAAGCCtttatcccagcatgcaccgaggaGAACATGGTGATCCGTCCATGCAGAGAGCAGTGCGAGACTGTTCTGTCCGACTGTGAGGAGAATATCCGAATCTTTGGTATCACCTGGCCTCCTGAGCTACAGTGTGACAA ATTGGACCCATGTAGCTCTCCTGGTGGTTCAGAACTTCCTGCAACAACCCCAATGAGCTCCTCGTCAGCTAAGAGGGACCTTGGCTTCTGGTGCCCACTGCAGCTGAAGACCAAACCGGGCCATGGATCATCGTTCCTTGGTGCCCAGGACTGTGCTCCACCTTGCTCCAACATGTACTTCAAACCCCACGATATCGAATTTGCCAAGAACTTCATCGGCGTGTGCTCCATCATCTGCCTGGGCGCCACGCTCTTCACCTTCCTCACTTTCCTCATCGACGTCAAACGTTTCCGCTACCCAGAGCGCCCCATAATCTTCTACGCTGTCTGCTACAGCTTTGTGTCGCTTATATACTTCATCGGCTTCCTGCTGGGGAACAATGCAGCCTGCACCAAAGCGGTTCATCCTGCCGGTGAAGAAACAGTGGTGCTAGGCTCTCAGAGTAAAGGCTGCACTCTGCTTTTTATGCTGCTCTACTTCTTCTCCATTGCCGGTATTGTCTGGTGGGTTATACTCACCATCACCTGGTTCCTGGCAGCTGGACCCAAGTGGAGCTGTGAGGCCATTGAGAAGAAAGCG GTGTGGTTCCACTCGGCTGCCTGGGGGATCCCCGGGGCACTGACTGTGATGCTGCTGGCTCTGAACAAGGTTGAAGGGGACAACATCAGCGGAGTTTGCTTTGTAGGGCTGTATGACCTGGACGCCCTGCGCTACTTTGTTCTGGCTCCTCTGTGCGTGGGCGTCATAGTTGGCCTCTTCCTCATCCTAGCGGGCATCGTTTCTCTCAACCACGTCCGGCAGGTCATTCAGCACGACGAGCGCAACCAGGAGAAACTGAAGAAGTTCATGATCCGCATCGCCGTGTTCAGCTGCCTCTACCTAGTTCCGCTGGTCACCCTGTTAGCCTGCTATACCTACGAGCAGAGTCACCGCAGCACCTGGGAGACTACCTGGATCAACGACCGCTGTCAAGAGTACAGCATCCCCTGCTCCTACAAG ACAACAGATCACGACCGCCCTGACCTCTCCCTGTTTCTGGTGAAATACTTAATGACGCTGGTGGTTGGAATATCTGCAGTGTTCTGGGTGAGCAGTAAAAAAACCTGCTCTGAGTGGGCCTACTTCTTCAACAGGACCCGCAAGAGAGA TCCCATCAGTGAGAGCCGCCGGGTGCTCCAGGAGTCCTGCGAGTTCTTCCTCAAGCACAACAGCCGTGTACAGCACAAGAAGAAGCACTACAAGCCGAGCTCCCACAGGCTCAAGGTCATCTCCAAGTCCATGGGCACGAGCACCGGCGCTGCAACCACCAATGCCACTACAAGCAATCAAGGGACCTCTGCACTGGGCAATCACGAGCCCCATGTGCACAGTTCTCTGTCTGAGGCCTCAGCCAGGGAGCACCTGGAGAGGGGCACCTCCAGCCGAAGCTccaggaggggggagagggagagggaagggggagagagacgtAGCAAAGGGGGGAGTTCCTGTAAGATGAGCAGCCGCTCAGAGAGCATGCACAGAGTTCCAGATGGGAG GGTGACTCCAAGGAGCGAGCTGTCAGAGGCCAGGCACGTCCCCAGTGGACAGCAGCATCGGGCTTTAAACCTATCACGCAGCAGCATCAAGAACTCCACCCACCAGCTGGTGCACCAAGTGCCTGAGGAGAGCAAGGACACGAAGGATAGCACCTGCTGA
- the fzd6 gene encoding frizzled-6 isoform X2 translates to MKPFMPLANLRCSPDVHRFLCQAFIPACTEENMVIRPCREQCETVLSDCEENIRIFGITWPPELQCDKLDPCSSPGGSELPATTPMSSSSAKRDLGFWCPLQLKTKPGHGSSFLGAQDCAPPCSNMYFKPHDIEFAKNFIGVCSIICLGATLFTFLTFLIDVKRFRYPERPIIFYAVCYSFVSLIYFIGFLLGNNAACTKAVHPAGEETVVLGSQSKGCTLLFMLLYFFSIAGIVWWVILTITWFLAAGPKWSCEAIEKKAVWFHSAAWGIPGALTVMLLALNKVEGDNISGVCFVGLYDLDALRYFVLAPLCVGVIVGLFLILAGIVSLNHVRQVIQHDERNQEKLKKFMIRIAVFSCLYLVPLVTLLACYTYEQSHRSTWETTWINDRCQEYSIPCSYKTTDHDRPDLSLFLVKYLMTLVVGISAVFWVSSKKTCSEWAYFFNRTRKRDPISESRRVLQESCEFFLKHNSRVQHKKKHYKPSSHRLKVISKSMGTSTGAATTNATTSNQGTSALGNHEPHVHSSLSEASAREHLERGTSSRSSRRGEREREGGERRSKGGSSCKMSSRSESMHRVPDGRVTPRSELSEARHVPSGQQHRALNLSRSSIKNSTHQLVHQVPEESKDTKDSTC, encoded by the exons ATGAAG CCATTCATGCCCCTGGCAAACCTGCGCTGCTCTCCAGATGTCCACCGCTTCCTGTGCCAAGCCtttatcccagcatgcaccgaggaGAACATGGTGATCCGTCCATGCAGAGAGCAGTGCGAGACTGTTCTGTCCGACTGTGAGGAGAATATCCGAATCTTTGGTATCACCTGGCCTCCTGAGCTACAGTGTGACAA ATTGGACCCATGTAGCTCTCCTGGTGGTTCAGAACTTCCTGCAACAACCCCAATGAGCTCCTCGTCAGCTAAGAGGGACCTTGGCTTCTGGTGCCCACTGCAGCTGAAGACCAAACCGGGCCATGGATCATCGTTCCTTGGTGCCCAGGACTGTGCTCCACCTTGCTCCAACATGTACTTCAAACCCCACGATATCGAATTTGCCAAGAACTTCATCGGCGTGTGCTCCATCATCTGCCTGGGCGCCACGCTCTTCACCTTCCTCACTTTCCTCATCGACGTCAAACGTTTCCGCTACCCAGAGCGCCCCATAATCTTCTACGCTGTCTGCTACAGCTTTGTGTCGCTTATATACTTCATCGGCTTCCTGCTGGGGAACAATGCAGCCTGCACCAAAGCGGTTCATCCTGCCGGTGAAGAAACAGTGGTGCTAGGCTCTCAGAGTAAAGGCTGCACTCTGCTTTTTATGCTGCTCTACTTCTTCTCCATTGCCGGTATTGTCTGGTGGGTTATACTCACCATCACCTGGTTCCTGGCAGCTGGACCCAAGTGGAGCTGTGAGGCCATTGAGAAGAAAGCG GTGTGGTTCCACTCGGCTGCCTGGGGGATCCCCGGGGCACTGACTGTGATGCTGCTGGCTCTGAACAAGGTTGAAGGGGACAACATCAGCGGAGTTTGCTTTGTAGGGCTGTATGACCTGGACGCCCTGCGCTACTTTGTTCTGGCTCCTCTGTGCGTGGGCGTCATAGTTGGCCTCTTCCTCATCCTAGCGGGCATCGTTTCTCTCAACCACGTCCGGCAGGTCATTCAGCACGACGAGCGCAACCAGGAGAAACTGAAGAAGTTCATGATCCGCATCGCCGTGTTCAGCTGCCTCTACCTAGTTCCGCTGGTCACCCTGTTAGCCTGCTATACCTACGAGCAGAGTCACCGCAGCACCTGGGAGACTACCTGGATCAACGACCGCTGTCAAGAGTACAGCATCCCCTGCTCCTACAAG ACAACAGATCACGACCGCCCTGACCTCTCCCTGTTTCTGGTGAAATACTTAATGACGCTGGTGGTTGGAATATCTGCAGTGTTCTGGGTGAGCAGTAAAAAAACCTGCTCTGAGTGGGCCTACTTCTTCAACAGGACCCGCAAGAGAGA TCCCATCAGTGAGAGCCGCCGGGTGCTCCAGGAGTCCTGCGAGTTCTTCCTCAAGCACAACAGCCGTGTACAGCACAAGAAGAAGCACTACAAGCCGAGCTCCCACAGGCTCAAGGTCATCTCCAAGTCCATGGGCACGAGCACCGGCGCTGCAACCACCAATGCCACTACAAGCAATCAAGGGACCTCTGCACTGGGCAATCACGAGCCCCATGTGCACAGTTCTCTGTCTGAGGCCTCAGCCAGGGAGCACCTGGAGAGGGGCACCTCCAGCCGAAGCTccaggaggggggagagggagagggaagggggagagagacgtAGCAAAGGGGGGAGTTCCTGTAAGATGAGCAGCCGCTCAGAGAGCATGCACAGAGTTCCAGATGGGAG GGTGACTCCAAGGAGCGAGCTGTCAGAGGCCAGGCACGTCCCCAGTGGACAGCAGCATCGGGCTTTAAACCTATCACGCAGCAGCATCAAGAACTCCACCCACCAGCTGGTGCACCAAGTGCCTGAGGAGAGCAAGGACACGAAGGATAGCACCTGCTGA